In Mycobacterium branderi, the DNA window GCCCGCCGCGAGGTCTCATTGACACGTCGGTCGTAGTCGACCTCAAATCGAATCGCCGTCGAGCAACTCCCACGGGAGCTTGTCGTCAGCGCGCTCACGATGGCGGGGTTGGCGGCGGGACCGCACGCCACAAGTGATCACGACGAGCGAGCGCGGCGTCAAGATCGGCTACAGCGCGCCGAGGCTACGTTTGATCCGCGGCCGTCCGACGGCGAGGCGGCGAGATCCTACGGGCGCATTTATGCGGCCGTATCCGCCAGCGGCCGAAAGCACGCGGGCCGCGTGCCGTCGATCTGTTGATCGCTGCAACCGCTCTCGCCGCCAAGCTTCCTCTCTATACGCGCAACGTCGACGATGTCGATTCTCTAGGGGTGGAAACGTTGACGACGCCGCATTAGACGCTTGAGCGGCCGATTCCGGCGATCGTCGTGCACCACACATGTCGCGCACGGCACGGTGACCTCCGTCGATCCTCGAAGGCAGAAGATCGCGGGCTGCCTACGTCGTCCAAGATCGCTTGCCGTACTTGTCACGGGTGATGCGACCGCCGCGGCCACCAGGAAAGTGAGCACCGAAGGCGACGGCACCGGTGCGTTCCATCTCCTCGACGACGCGTGCGCGAGCACGCGCGGCTTGCATGCGATCTTCATCGAGGCGGACCGTCCAGCCGTCCTCAACGAGCAGAACCGGGTGATGAGCGGTGTCACCGAGCAGCAGGACAGGACCTTCGGTCGTGTCGAGTTCAATCACGCAGTTGCCTGGGCTGTGTCCCGCGAACAGCCGTAGGGGCAACCCCGTCGGCGACCTCGGTTCGTTCGGCGTCGGCAACGACCAGCAAGTCGGATACCGCGTCGACGTGTCCACGAACACCCGCCCATGCCCGATCGCCGCCGCTGTCCGCCCGCATCCGCTCGATGTCGCCGCGGTGACACACGTGCCTGGCGTGCGGGAAGACGGGCTCGCCACGCGGTGCGATCCATCCGATGTGATCGAAGTGCAGATGGGTCAGGACGACATCGGTGACTTCATCGGGTGTGACGTTCAAGGCGGCAAGAGAGTTCAACAGTTCACTGCTGTACTCGAAGCTCGGGGGTGTGTCGAGCCCAGCCATCATCGTGTTCGTGTCGGGCCCTATTCCGGCGTCGATGAGCACCGTCCGCCCCTCGGTGCGGACGAGGAAGCCACCCATCGGAAGAACCCACCCTGCCTCGTCGAACCACGGCGGCGTCGTCGACCAGTCCGCAGGGGCCGGCGCCGGCGGTTCCAGGAACAGGCCTGGATCGGTGCCGGCGCGGGCATCGTCGACGTAATCGAGGCTGTTGATCGCCATGACGGGGTTCCTTCGCAACAGTCCGGGGCGTGCGCCCCGTATACGCACTTGATAGTATACGGGCCGTGCGCCCCGTTTTGTCAAAGCGAGAGGAGCGCCGTGACTAACGAACGTCCGCCGCGAGCCGACGCTGCCCGCAACCGAGCCCGCGTGCTTGCCGCGGCTTACGAGGCGTTCGCCTCCGAAGGACTGTCGGTCTCTCTCGACGAAATCGCCAGACGCGCCGGCGTCGGAGCGGGAACCGTTCATCGACACTTCCCCGCCAAGGTGGATCTGGCGAGCGCCGTCATCCGCGATCGGCTGACGACGATCGTCGAGGAGGGCCGTAGCCTCCTCGAAACCGACGGCCCGGCAGCGCTGTTCGCGTTCACGCGACTGCTGGTCTTGGAGTGGGGCGCAGCCGATCGCGGACTACGCGATGCGCTGGCCGCATTGGGCGCCGACATCAATTCGGTCATACCGGAGGGAATGGACACGTTCCTGAAGATGCTCGACGAGCTGCTGGCGACCGCACAGCAGGCTGGTGTCGTCCGTCCCGACATCGACGCACGAGGAATGAAGGCGATTCTCGTCGGGTGTCAGGCGATGCGCGAATTCGACCCCGAACGCGCGCCGGCCCTCCTCGATACCGTGATCGATGGCCTGCGCGTAAAGGCCTGACGTCGCCGAATTCGCGAAAACGCTCGGAGCCCCCGACCAAGGGTGACGACGGCCACCGGGCAGATCGCGGGCGAAGGCGCGTCCGAAGCAGGCGTGCGGGCGGGCGCCAAGGGCAACAGATCGGCGTCTCGCAGCTCACTTTGACAAAACGGGGCGCACGACCCGTATCGTGAAAGCAAAGCCACGTTGCGGCCGTCGAGCACGACCGACGCGGCAGTTTTCACCGTCCGCAAGGACACTTGAGAAGGGGCGGAGTATCACCCATGAGCGGCAACGACCTGACCGGCTTCACCGCGTTCGTCACCGGAGGATCCAGTGGCATGGGCTTCGAGATGGCGAAGGAGTTACTCGCCCACGGGGCCACGGTGACAATCGGCGCACGAGCCGGCTCGAAGCTGGACAACGCGCAGGAAACGCTGCGACGGGAAGGCTACGACGTCCACGCTGTTCACCTCGATGTCCGGGACGAAAAATCAGTCGACGAGGCCGCGAAGTGGTTCTTCGACAAGTTCGATCACCTGGACATGTTGGTCAACAATGCCGGGCTCGGTTACAACGCAGACGGCATGACCTTCGGAGAGGCGGACCCCCAGTTCTACGACATCCCCCCGTCCACGTTCAACGCCATTGTGGAAACGAACTTCACTGGAGTGTTCCTCGTTTCACGAGCATTCGTCCCGGTCATGGTTAAACAGCGGCGGGGCAGGGTGGTCAACGTTTCCACCAGCACCAGCACGATGGAGCGGATGGGAATGATTCCCTACGGACCGTCGAAGGCCGCCATGGAGGCGATGTCGCGAATCCAGGCCCAGGAACTCAAGGATCTCGGGGTCACGGTCAATGTGATCTGCCCCGGTGGATTAACTGACACCGGCATGACCGATGCGATCAAGACACAACTCAGCGAGCTTGGTTCGCCGATGCTCGGGGCGGACATCCTGAACGAAGTCATCCTGTTTCTGTCCTCTCCGCAATCCGATGGCCTGACAGGAGAGAAGATCGTGGGTGCGGAGTTCGCGGAATGGCTTGAGAGCAAGAACATCTCGTTCAGCAAAGGCAACGTCCGTGGGTGAGCAGAACCGGACGTGGAATCCGACGCCAGTGCCGCCTGTCAAACCGGCCGGTAGCCTCACGACCGTGCGCTCCGACGACGACACATGGGACATCACCAGCGGCGTCGGGTCGACGGCTTTGTTCGTCGCCGCCGCCCGAGCACTGGAAGCCCGCAGGTCCGATCCTGTGGCTGTCGACCCGTACGCCTCGGTTTTCTGCCGAGCGGCCGGCGGCACCCCAGATAAACATCACCAAGGACATCCGCATCGTGTCGCGTGCGACAGCCCACTACACCGGTCAGACCCCAAGAGAACCTTTTGACAATTGTCGGCGTCTAACCAAGGTTGTGCCTCCGTACTCTCGATGAGGTGAGCGTTACACCGGACACGACCGTCGTCCTGGACGACCGCTTCCGCCGTGAGCTACCGGAGTTGGCGATCCCTTGGAAGGCCGAACCGGTTGCCGAGCCGCGACTGCTCGTCCTCAACGAACCGCTGGCCGCCGAACTCAACCTTGACGCCGCGTGGTTGCACGGCCCCGACGGGCTGAGGTTTTTGGTCGGCAACCTGGTGCCCGACGGCGCCGATCCGGTTGCGCAGGCCTATGCCGGTCACCAGTTCGGCGGGTTCGTCCCGCGCCTCGGCGACGGGCGCGCCCTGCTGCTGGGCGAGCTCGTGGACGCCGACGGGCATCGTCGCGACCTTCACCTCAAGGGGTCCGGGCCCACGCCCTTCGCGCGCGGCGGCGACGGGTTGGCCGCCGTCGGCCCGATGTTGCGCGAGTACGTGGTCAGCGAGGCGATGCACGCCCTCGGTATCCCGACGACCCGATCGCTTGCCGTGGTGGCGACCGGGCGCCCGGTACAACGCGAAACGCCGTTGCCGGGAGCCGTGCTGTGCCGCGTCGCCAGCAGCCACCTGCGGGTGGGCAGCTTCCAGTACGCGGCGCTCACCGGCGACGTCGACTTGCTGCAGCGCCTGGCTGACCACGCGATCGCCCGCCACCACCCGCGCGCCGCGGAGGCCGAGCAGCCCTACCTCGCGCTGCTCGAAGCGGTGATCGCCGTCCAGGCGTCGCTGGTGGCGCAATGGATGCTGGTCGGGTTCGTGCACGGGGTGATGAACACCGACAACATGACGATCTCGGGCGAGACCATCGACTACGGGCCGTGCGCCTTCATGGAGGCCTACGACCCGGCCACGGTGTTCAGCTCAATCGACTTCTGGGGCCGCTACGCCTACGGCAACCAGCCGGCCATCGCCGAGTGGAACCTCGGCGCGTTCGCCGAGGCCCTCCTTCCGCTGCTCGCCGACGATCGGGAGCAGGCGGTCGCGGTTGCCGTGGAGACGCTGAGCGGTTTTCGGCCGCGCTACGACGCCGCGTGGTCGACCAGCATGCGGACCAAACTCGGCCTGTCCCACGACGCCGACGAACTGATCAGCGAGCTGCCCCCATTACTGGAGCACAACAAGGTCGACTACACCTCGTTCTTCCGCCAACTCAGCCGAGCGGCACGTGGCGAGGAAGCTGACCTCGCGGGGTTCGACGACTGGTTGGCACGCTGGCTGCCGCTGGCTCCGGACGCCAACGCGATGGACCGCGCCAACCCCGTCTACATTCCCCGCAACCATCTCGTCGAGGAGGCTCTGGCCGCCGCCACTGACGGTGATCTGGCCCCGCTCGAGAAGCTGCTCGCGGCGCTGTCCGAGCCCTACCGGGAACGACCGGAATTCGAGCGCTACGCCAAGCCCGCTCCCGAAGACTTCGGCACATACCAAACCTTTTGCGGCACTTGAGCTTAGCCGCCGCCCTCCTCGGCCGGCAACGGCGGCGGCAATGGCGCGGCCGGGGTGGTCGTCGGAGTTGACGTCGCTGCCGGCGGTGGCGGCGTCTGCGGCGAGTGAAAGTCAACCATCGGTTCCTCGCGGATCACCTGGTTGCCCGCGCTGACGGCCAAAGAGCTCGCCGTGACCGTGTAGGTGATGCCGTCGTTCTCCGCGACGAATTTCCCGTCGCCCGACTGCGTGGCGGGAACGATCAACTTGGCACCGTCGCGCACCCGCACGCCGCGATACTCATATTGACCGCCCGGCGTCTTACAGATGGCCACGCGAGATGTCTCGGTGTCGCCGAACGCGACCGCCATGTCGGGCGCAGTGCACCGCGCCACGGAGTCGACGAAACCTTGACCGTCGCTTGTGGGTGCGGCCGTCGCCGACGGCATGCCGGCAGCCAATAGCGCCGAACACGCCGCGACGACGGCGAGGCGGGTGGTGTACATCGCTATCCACCAGACCACCGCTGCAGCGATCAGGCGAGTGTCCACGCCGTGATGCACGAAATCGTTAGGTGCTTGAAATACACAAAGGCCTACCGCATCGCTACTACGGTAGGTAGTATTACGTCGTGTAGGAGATCGGCTGCGCGTCACCCAACGACGGAGGACCTGCGCTATGAGTCCGAAACGTGCTGATACTGCCGCGAATCTGGGCAATGCGATCGATTCGCGATATCACCCCTCGGCCGCCCTGCGCCGCCAGCTGAACAAGGTCTTCCCCACCCACTGGTCATTCCTGCTCGGCGAGATCGCCCTGTACAGCTTCATCGTCCTGCTCATCACCGGCGTGTACCTGACGCTGTTCTTCGACCCGTCGATGAGCGAGGTCACCTACAACGGCGTGTACCAACCGCTGCGCGGCGTGCAGATGTCGCGGGCCTACGAATCAGCGCTCGACATCAGCTTCGAGGTGCGCGGCGGCCTGTTCGTGCGCCAGATCCACCACTGGGCCGCGCTGATGTTCGCCGCGGCGATCATGGTGCACCTCGCCCGGGTCTTCTTCACCGGCGCGTTTCGCCGCCCGCGGGAGGCCAACTGGGTCACCGGTGTGGCGCTGCTCGTGCTGGCGATGGCCGAGGGATATCTCGGTTATTCGCTGCCTGACGACCTGCTATCGGGAACCGGATTGCGCACAGCGCTGTCTTCGATCACGCTCGGCTTACCACTTGTCGGCACCTGGCTGCATTGGGCGCTGTTCGGCGGCGACTTCCCCGGCGATGCGATCATCCCCCGGCTGTACGCCCTGCACATCCTGATCATTCCGGCAATCATCCTGGCGCTCATCGCAATTCATCTGGCGATGCTGTGGTTTCAGAAACACACCCAGTTCCCCGGACCCGGCCGCACCGAGCGCAACGTCGTCGGGGTGCGCGTGATGCCGGTATTCGCGGTCAAGTCCGGCGCCTTCTTCGCGATCATCGTCGGCGTGCTGGGCCTCATGGGTGGGCTGTTGCAGATCAACCCGATCTGGAACCTGGGGCCCTACAAGCCATCTCAGATCTCCGCTGGCTCACAGCCCGACTTCTACCTCATGTGGACCGAGGGCCTGATGCGCCTGTGGCCGGCCTGGGAGATCTACATCGGCCACTACACCATCTCCGCGGTCGTCGGCGTGGTCGCAGTGCTGGCAACGGTGGTGACCGCGTTGCTCACCTATCCGTGGATCGAGCGCAAGCTGACCGGCGACGTCGCCCACCACAACCTGCTGCAGCGGCCACGAGATGTCCCCGTGCGCACGGCAATTGGTGCGATGGCGATCAGTTTCTACCTGGTGCTTACGCTCGCCGCGATGAACGACGTCATCGCCTACAAGTTCCATGTCTCGCTCAACGCGACGACTTGGATCGGACGCATCGGGATGGTGATCCTGCCGCCGCTGGTCTACTACATCACCTACCGATGGGCGGTCGGGCTGCAGCGCAGCGACCGCGAGGTACTCGAGCACGGCATCGAAACCGGCATCATCAAACGGTTGCCGCACGGCGCCTACATCGAAGTGCACCAGCCGCTCGGTCCGACCCCGCTGACATATCAAGGCGCACCGGTACCCAAGCTGATGAACCGGCTCGGCTCCGGTGGCGCTCCCCCAGCCGGAAGCCTGCTCACCGCCGACCCCGAATCCGAACGCGAAGCACTCGCCGTCGCCGCACACGCGTCCACGCGACGCGCGCTCACTACGCTGCGG includes these proteins:
- a CDS encoding MBL fold metallo-hydrolase produces the protein MIELDTTEGPVLLLGDTAHHPVLLVEDGWTVRLDEDRMQAARARARVVEEMERTGAVAFGAHFPGGRGGRITRDKYGKRSWTT
- a CDS encoding MBL fold metallo-hydrolase gives rise to the protein MAINSLDYVDDARAGTDPGLFLEPPAPAPADWSTTPPWFDEAGWVLPMGGFLVRTEGRTVLIDAGIGPDTNTMMAGLDTPPSFEYSSELLNSLAALNVTPDEVTDVVLTHLHFDHIGWIAPRGEPVFPHARHVCHRGDIERMRADSGGDRAWAGVRGHVDAVSDLLVVADAERTEVADGVAPTAVRGTQPRQLRD
- a CDS encoding TetR/AcrR family transcriptional regulator; translated protein: MTNERPPRADAARNRARVLAAAYEAFASEGLSVSLDEIARRAGVGAGTVHRHFPAKVDLASAVIRDRLTTIVEEGRSLLETDGPAALFAFTRLLVLEWGAADRGLRDALAALGADINSVIPEGMDTFLKMLDELLATAQQAGVVRPDIDARGMKAILVGCQAMREFDPERAPALLDTVIDGLRVKA
- a CDS encoding SDR family NAD(P)-dependent oxidoreductase, with amino-acid sequence MSGNDLTGFTAFVTGGSSGMGFEMAKELLAHGATVTIGARAGSKLDNAQETLRREGYDVHAVHLDVRDEKSVDEAAKWFFDKFDHLDMLVNNAGLGYNADGMTFGEADPQFYDIPPSTFNAIVETNFTGVFLVSRAFVPVMVKQRRGRVVNVSTSTSTMERMGMIPYGPSKAAMEAMSRIQAQELKDLGVTVNVICPGGLTDTGMTDAIKTQLSELGSPMLGADILNEVILFLSSPQSDGLTGEKIVGAEFAEWLESKNISFSKGNVRG
- a CDS encoding protein adenylyltransferase SelO, whose product is MSVTPDTTVVLDDRFRRELPELAIPWKAEPVAEPRLLVLNEPLAAELNLDAAWLHGPDGLRFLVGNLVPDGADPVAQAYAGHQFGGFVPRLGDGRALLLGELVDADGHRRDLHLKGSGPTPFARGGDGLAAVGPMLREYVVSEAMHALGIPTTRSLAVVATGRPVQRETPLPGAVLCRVASSHLRVGSFQYAALTGDVDLLQRLADHAIARHHPRAAEAEQPYLALLEAVIAVQASLVAQWMLVGFVHGVMNTDNMTISGETIDYGPCAFMEAYDPATVFSSIDFWGRYAYGNQPAIAEWNLGAFAEALLPLLADDREQAVAVAVETLSGFRPRYDAAWSTSMRTKLGLSHDADELISELPPLLEHNKVDYTSFFRQLSRAARGEEADLAGFDDWLARWLPLAPDANAMDRANPVYIPRNHLVEEALAAATDGDLAPLEKLLAALSEPYRERPEFERYAKPAPEDFGTYQTFCGT
- the qcrB gene encoding cytochrome bc1 complex cytochrome b subunit, producing MSPKRADTAANLGNAIDSRYHPSAALRRQLNKVFPTHWSFLLGEIALYSFIVLLITGVYLTLFFDPSMSEVTYNGVYQPLRGVQMSRAYESALDISFEVRGGLFVRQIHHWAALMFAAAIMVHLARVFFTGAFRRPREANWVTGVALLVLAMAEGYLGYSLPDDLLSGTGLRTALSSITLGLPLVGTWLHWALFGGDFPGDAIIPRLYALHILIIPAIILALIAIHLAMLWFQKHTQFPGPGRTERNVVGVRVMPVFAVKSGAFFAIIVGVLGLMGGLLQINPIWNLGPYKPSQISAGSQPDFYLMWTEGLMRLWPAWEIYIGHYTISAVVGVVAVLATVVTALLTYPWIERKLTGDVAHHNLLQRPRDVPVRTAIGAMAISFYLVLTLAAMNDVIAYKFHVSLNATTWIGRIGMVILPPLVYYITYRWAVGLQRSDREVLEHGIETGIIKRLPHGAYIEVHQPLGPTPLTYQGAPVPKLMNRLGSGGAPPAGSLLTADPESEREALAVAAHASTRRALTTLRERQDGAPTP